The Streptomyces bacillaris sequence CCGACAGCGCGCGGCTGCTGCGCTCGGTGACCCTGGACCGGGAGGCCGCCGACACCGCGCTCGGCAAGCTGGAGGCGGAGGTCGGGGCGGTGTTCGCGGCCGTGGACCAGGACGGGCCGGACGGCGTCACGCTGATCGAGCGCGGCTACCGGATGCCGAACCCCACGCTCCCCGCCCTCCGCGTGGACTCCCGCGACGCCCTGTGGGAGCGCCCCGTCATCAAGGTGCTGGTCCGCCACCCGGAGCTGGGCGACGACGCCCTGGCCGCCGCCGCGCGCGGGGCCGTGGGGGACCTGGCGAACGTCACCATGGCGGGGCCCGGCACGGTCGAACTGGCTCCGTACGGTGTCGACAAGGGCACCGGGATCGCGGCGGCGGCCGAGCTGCTGGGGATCGGGCCCGAGCGGACGGTCGCGTTCGGAGACATGCCCAACGACCTCCCGATGTTCCGCCGCTCCGGCCACCGGGTGGCCATGGGCAACGCCCACCCGGAGCTGCGCGCGGCGGCGGACGAGGTGACGGCCACCAACGCGGAGGACGGGGTGGCGGTGGTGCTGGAGCGGCTGTTCGGCTGAGGCCCGCGCCCGCGCGCCCGGTCAGCTGGTCAGCCGCTGCCCGGAAGGTTCTGTTCCGTCCAGAGCACCTTGCCGTCCGGGCCGTGCCGGGCGCCCCAGTGGGCGGCGAGGCGGGAGACGATGAAGAGGCCCCGGCCGCCCTCGTCGACCGTGCGGGCGTGGCGCAGGTGCGGGGAGGCCGTGGAGCCGTCGTGGACCTCGCAGGTGAGGGTGGTGTCCAGGAGCAGCCGGAGCCGGAGCGGCGGGGTGCCGTAGCGGACGGCGTTGGTGACCAGTTCGCTGACGATCAGCTCGGTCGCGTCGACGGTGTCCTCGTCGAGCCCCCACCCCTGGAGCCGGTCGCGGACGAGCAGCCGGGCGGTGGCCGGGGTCGTCCGGTCCTGGGCGAGGTCCCAGGTGGCGACGCGGTGGTCGGAGACCGTACCGGTACGGGCCAGGAGCAGCGCCGCACCGGCGGACCGGGTGTCGTCGGGGAGGGCGTACACGATGTCGTCGCCCAGCTGCTGGAGGCCGCGGCCGGACCCGATGCCGTCGGCGAGGGTCCGCGTGATGCGCTCCTCGGCGTGCTCGTCGGGGAGCAGGTCGCCCGTGCAGAACGCCAGGAGGCTGCCCTCCTCCAGGGTGACGGCGGCGGGGGCGAAGAGGCCGCCGTCGGCGTCGAAGAGGCCCGGGCCCTCGGGGACGTCGAGCGCGACGGCCCGCCCGTCGGGGCCGACGGCCAGGGGCGCGGGGTGGCCGGCGCGGGCGACCGTACAGGTGCGGGTGAACGGGTCGTAGACCCCGTACACGCACCCCGCCCGCAGTTCCTCGCTCTGGAGCGCGTCGCTCGGGGGCAGAGCCGCGCGTTCGCCGGCGAGACGGTCGGCGGTCTCC is a genomic window containing:
- a CDS encoding HAD family hydrolase, which codes for MPTPTPIPSPSPSPVPPACAPVPPAYALVATDLDGTLLRPDDTVGTRSRAALALAAAAGARHLIVTGRPVPGVRALLADLAYTGLVVCGQGTQLYDADSARLLRSVTLDREAADTALGKLEAEVGAVFAAVDQDGPDGVTLIERGYRMPNPTLPALRVDSRDALWERPVIKVLVRHPELGDDALAAAARGAVGDLANVTMAGPGTVELAPYGVDKGTGIAAAAELLGIGPERTVAFGDMPNDLPMFRRSGHRVAMGNAHPELRAAADEVTATNAEDGVAVVLERLFG